A window of the Desulforapulum autotrophicum HRM2 genome harbors these coding sequences:
- a CDS encoding TetR/AcrR family transcriptional regulator, translating to MATYSAGEKTRELLVSAAGELAAMHGFSNVSTRAIAQRSGQNIGCIHYHFKSKLGLFEAVFRAATREMRESPCSKTLAPFEKDLDQPEVQSRAIRAIVKRAIEITFNPDKPWWHIRVLYQVIHNRDRMMNQVSDEVLVPDLTCLGRFFKQIKPELDDDAVFLHTMLINAPIIFHAHNIDSVLSFLKKKKYSKRYLKQMEDMIVGQTQMLLGLPMVTLESCSPCPRADH from the coding sequence ATGGCAACCTATTCTGCCGGGGAAAAGACCCGGGAACTGCTGGTCTCTGCCGCAGGAGAACTTGCCGCAATGCACGGATTTTCCAATGTGTCAACCCGGGCCATTGCGCAACGTTCCGGCCAGAACATCGGCTGCATCCATTACCATTTTAAATCTAAACTCGGGCTTTTTGAGGCGGTCTTCCGGGCTGCGACCAGGGAGATGAGGGAGTCTCCCTGCTCAAAAACCCTTGCCCCGTTTGAGAAGGATCTGGACCAGCCAGAGGTTCAATCCCGGGCGATCCGGGCCATTGTCAAACGGGCCATAGAGATAACCTTTAATCCAGATAAGCCCTGGTGGCATATCCGGGTGCTTTACCAGGTGATCCACAACCGGGACAGGATGATGAATCAGGTCTCCGACGAGGTCTTAGTGCCGGACCTTACCTGCCTTGGGCGGTTTTTTAAGCAGATTAAGCCGGAGCTTGACGATGATGCTGTTTTTCTCCACACCATGCTCATCAATGCGCCCATCATCTTCCATGCCCATAATATTGACAGTGTGCTCAGTTTTCTTAAGAAAAAAAAGTACAGCAAACGCTATTTAAAACAGATGGAGGACATGATCGTAGGCCAGACCCAAATGTTGCTGGGCTTGCCCATGGTCACCCTTGAGTCCTGCTCCCCTTGCCCACGGGCAGATCATTAA
- a CDS encoding efflux RND transporter permease subunit, whose protein sequence is MNPARFALNRRTFLAILTLLLIGGGLLAFEHLGRLEDPTFTIKTALVITPYPGATPLEVEEEITEKVEEAIKSMGQVKEIYSTSQEGISFVYVEMKDAFNKRELPQIWDELRRKVADIQATLPPGAGPSQVNDDFGDVYGVFFALTGDNYTLAQLKDQAEYLKKELLLCKDVAKIDFWGIQQQVLYIEFEPSKLAGLGISPDLIYQTLHLQNVVESSGKVDVNTEYMRISPTGEFKSETMIADLLIGGAGSMVRLGDIATITRGYWEPPRNMMRYNGRPCIGIGVSTVDGGNVITMGDSVREKLHELEARQPPGMALNTIYYQSRVVTESVNAFLINLAEAVVIVVVLLMIFMGWQSGMLIGIILLLTILGTFMGMLLMGIDLQKISLGALILALGMLVDNAIVVTDGILVRVTRGESRESAAVQVVRENQWPLLGATFVAILAFAAIGYAPGNVGEFCRSLFQVMALSLLLSWLFAVTITPLFCVWFLKTPESQAMKDPYGSRIFRIYRRMLHLALRWRYLTLVVVSLLMLLSIIGFGSIPSAFFPDSTQRYFYVNFWKSQGTHINHTADDLAKIEQFVRQMDGVKNITTFAGEGALRFLLSYDYQIPNPSYGQLLVEVDDYLQINGLVKQVNAYLAANFPDAEPYARKIVSGPPVTFQVEARFRGPDIKVLQDLADQAGKIMEQTPNTRDVRTDWRQQVRVIRPEFSQSQARRSGVTRSEFSSALKWQFTGVVAGLYREGDELIPIITRPPEKQRNSVGDLDNVQIYSHANRLFIPINQVITGVKTVWEWPLIGHRDQQRAVTVQCNPARGLAAPLRLAMAQKIEALDLPPGYSLEWAGEFEASNDAREPLGKIFPLCVLGMFVIVVGLFNSVRTPLVIFLTVPLSIMGIAAGLLIMDLPFGFMAILGFLGLSGMLIKNAIVLIEQVEIFLKEDYPPYKAILDSSVSRMRPVIMASGTTILGMLPLVFDPMFATMAVTIMGGLFVATFLTLIVVPLLYCLFYRIKSEKRYL, encoded by the coding sequence ATGAACCCGGCCCGATTTGCTCTTAACAGACGAACATTCCTGGCAATCTTGACCCTGCTTCTGATCGGGGGAGGTCTCCTGGCCTTTGAACATCTGGGACGACTTGAAGATCCCACCTTTACCATTAAAACAGCCCTTGTGATTACCCCCTATCCCGGTGCTACACCCCTGGAGGTGGAAGAGGAGATTACGGAGAAGGTTGAGGAGGCCATCAAATCCATGGGCCAGGTCAAGGAAATCTATTCGACCTCCCAGGAGGGCATCTCCTTTGTGTATGTGGAGATGAAGGATGCGTTCAACAAACGAGAGTTGCCCCAGATCTGGGATGAACTCAGAAGAAAGGTGGCTGATATCCAGGCGACCCTTCCCCCTGGAGCAGGGCCGTCCCAGGTTAACGATGATTTCGGTGATGTTTACGGGGTTTTCTTTGCCTTGACCGGTGATAATTACACCCTGGCCCAGCTAAAGGACCAGGCTGAATATCTTAAGAAAGAGCTGCTCCTGTGCAAGGATGTGGCAAAAATAGATTTCTGGGGAATCCAGCAGCAGGTCCTTTATATCGAGTTCGAGCCCAGTAAACTTGCCGGGCTGGGTATTTCTCCTGATTTGATCTACCAGACCCTTCACCTCCAGAACGTTGTGGAATCAAGCGGTAAGGTGGATGTCAATACCGAATACATGCGTATCTCCCCCACGGGCGAGTTCAAGAGTGAAACCATGATTGCTGATCTTTTGATCGGTGGGGCCGGTTCAATGGTCAGGCTTGGAGACATCGCCACAATCACGAGGGGATACTGGGAACCGCCCAGGAACATGATGCGATACAACGGTCGTCCCTGCATCGGCATTGGCGTTTCCACCGTGGATGGCGGCAATGTCATCACCATGGGAGATTCGGTGAGGGAAAAACTCCATGAACTTGAGGCCCGGCAGCCGCCGGGTATGGCCCTTAATACCATTTATTACCAGAGCCGTGTGGTGACTGAATCGGTGAACGCCTTTCTTATAAACCTGGCAGAGGCGGTGGTCATTGTGGTGGTGCTGCTCATGATTTTCATGGGATGGCAGAGCGGCATGCTCATCGGTATCATCCTTTTGCTGACCATCCTTGGAACTTTCATGGGCATGCTGCTCATGGGGATCGATCTTCAGAAAATTTCCCTTGGTGCCCTGATCCTTGCCCTGGGCATGCTGGTTGACAACGCAATCGTGGTGACGGACGGCATCCTTGTGCGGGTCACCCGGGGGGAAAGCCGGGAGAGTGCTGCCGTCCAGGTGGTCAGGGAAAACCAGTGGCCCCTGTTGGGAGCCACCTTTGTGGCCATCCTGGCATTTGCCGCCATTGGGTATGCCCCGGGAAATGTGGGTGAATTCTGCAGGTCCCTGTTCCAGGTCATGGCCCTTTCTCTGTTGCTCAGCTGGCTTTTTGCCGTAACCATTACTCCGCTTTTCTGCGTGTGGTTTCTCAAGACCCCGGAATCACAGGCGATGAAAGATCCCTATGGCTCAAGGATTTTTCGCATCTACCGGCGCATGCTCCATCTGGCCCTCAGGTGGCGCTATCTGACACTGGTGGTTGTCAGCCTGCTGATGTTGCTGTCGATCATCGGGTTTGGTTCCATCCCTTCTGCTTTTTTTCCTGACTCCACCCAGCGTTATTTTTACGTAAACTTCTGGAAGTCCCAGGGAACCCATATCAACCATACGGCCGACGATCTGGCAAAGATTGAACAATTTGTTCGGCAGATGGATGGGGTGAAAAATATCACCACCTTTGCAGGAGAAGGGGCCCTCAGGTTTCTTCTCTCCTATGATTACCAGATTCCCAATCCAAGTTACGGCCAGCTGCTGGTGGAGGTTGACGATTATCTCCAGATTAACGGGCTTGTCAAACAGGTCAACGCTTATCTTGCGGCAAATTTTCCCGATGCCGAGCCCTATGCACGAAAGATAGTTTCCGGGCCACCCGTCACCTTTCAGGTGGAGGCAAGATTTAGGGGACCTGATATCAAGGTTCTACAGGATCTTGCCGACCAGGCCGGAAAGATCATGGAGCAGACCCCGAACACCCGGGACGTAAGAACCGACTGGCGCCAGCAGGTACGGGTGATAAGACCTGAATTCTCCCAGAGTCAGGCCCGCAGGTCAGGAGTCACAAGGAGTGAGTTTTCCAGTGCGTTGAAGTGGCAGTTCACAGGCGTTGTGGCCGGGCTCTACAGGGAGGGGGACGAACTGATTCCCATCATTACCCGGCCGCCGGAAAAACAACGCAATTCAGTGGGCGACCTTGACAATGTCCAGATTTACAGCCATGCGAACCGTTTGTTTATTCCCATTAATCAAGTCATCACCGGGGTGAAAACCGTCTGGGAATGGCCCCTGATAGGTCACCGGGATCAGCAGCGGGCCGTGACGGTTCAGTGTAACCCCGCCAGGGGTCTTGCCGCTCCCCTTCGCCTTGCCATGGCCCAGAAGATTGAAGCCCTTGATCTTCCTCCGGGTTACAGCCTTGAGTGGGCCGGCGAGTTTGAAGCCTCAAACGATGCAAGGGAACCTTTGGGCAAAATATTTCCCCTTTGCGTGCTCGGGATGTTTGTCATTGTGGTCGGTCTGTTCAACTCCGTTCGAACGCCCCTGGTCATCTTTCTGACCGTGCCCCTTTCCATCATGGGGATTGCCGCCGGGCTTTTGATCATGGATCTGCCCTTTGGCTTCATGGCCATCCTGGGCTTTCTGGGGCTCAGCGGCATGCTGATCAAGAATGCCATTGTACTGATCGAACAGGTGGAAATTTTTTTGAAAGAGGATTACCCCCCCTACAAGGCTATTCTGGATAGCTCTGTCAGCCGCATGCGGCCCGTGATCATGGCTTCTGGAACCACCATTCTGGGCATGCTGCCCCTGGTCTTTGATCCCATGTTCGCGACCATGGCCGTCACCATCATGGGTGGTCTTTTTGTGGCAACTTTTTTAACCCTGATTGTTGTTCCGCTGCTCTATTGTCTATTTTACCGGATTAAGTCAGAGAAGCGGTATCTATGA
- a CDS encoding SUMF1/EgtB/PvdO family nonheme iron enzyme, with the protein MEKGCVRQFKVFIASPSDLGQEREAVRAACDALNKRVLVKEKQVMLAAVGWEDAVPSAGRPQETINRLQKECDLFVCLLHKKYGTPTGASGSGTEEEFLNAYGTWKSLKCPKILFYFKEVRISSAKELQDPGLIKVMDLKEKIKADELLLYGEFDSLDRFKTLIREDLEKVIADLTRPEAPNVGATPGPERESVAAVVPEIYRCWLNEKTQCMDIDCLSKGTEVIRVNLPEIFQPLFSQDPDEKAPPGNSKNKGTARSDPSQNSPVEIEVLAARGETLLVSGQAGSGKTTLARHMARSIVNDESPYFPKGLLPVLLYFKDFKAFDGARGLPNGDRARQLLDWYCRSIFSSFLTFETIEAFCQKGRAVFILDGLDEAEKGLREFIVSCFADFRLAYKGVRMVLLGRPHGVGGVVAERFGQRRAWVEDLTQVQVEAFISNWFAHIYDDSRYIGLETADRMKGEIRAREGIDALKTNPLMLTAMCILYNDLKVLPDQRADLYDRFVDRLFSKFGEEKVRVNRFMMDLAHSMFKEEDRSIDHHEALALMKNHFSLGKLDASYGALFDRIEPATGLLHRENGRYKFIHLTFQEFLTATYLLDHVEDSYFDAIEPHVEDERFNEVIPLFIGFLSMKSSGAANKIIEKIFKQAPQPGGAGNHLVAAQSLMDIHRDNRKPATCSLAIDRMQTLVRSGEAPGVRFRAGKFMGHLGYDEGYQAFVPIDGGVYSLEGLGKTEMPAFEISKFPVTNAWFNQFMAGGGYENRKFWSKQGSIWLETAKVKEPRLWRERKYNCPNGPVVGVNWYEASAFCAWLDVKEPGFSHSLPTEAQWQAAAAGKEKREYPWGKEIEPQICNYNETGLGGPSPVGVFLDGKTPEGVHDLGGNVWEWTRTGYHQKEIFADFPYDPEIEKLFENSDIEKYFKLLKDEKKDSLSCAAGPSSISVVVVGAPPAATAASARAPGSAISGFVAPGLNFEFLPLYPLMRKRNCDERSHKGCPWADNSLGPAALDHTPVGEISPLPEVFAGGPDRV; encoded by the coding sequence ATGGAGAAAGGCTGTGTGCGGCAATTCAAGGTGTTTATCGCCTCCCCGTCGGACCTGGGCCAGGAACGGGAAGCGGTCCGGGCGGCTTGTGATGCCCTGAATAAACGTGTGCTGGTAAAAGAAAAGCAGGTGATGCTGGCGGCCGTGGGCTGGGAGGATGCAGTGCCCTCGGCAGGTCGGCCCCAGGAGACCATCAACCGCCTCCAGAAAGAATGCGACCTGTTTGTCTGCCTGCTCCACAAAAAATACGGGACCCCCACTGGCGCCTCGGGTTCCGGGACTGAAGAGGAGTTTTTGAACGCCTATGGGACCTGGAAGTCTTTGAAGTGCCCGAAGATTCTTTTCTATTTCAAGGAGGTGCGGATTTCCTCTGCAAAAGAGTTACAAGACCCCGGCCTTATCAAGGTGATGGACTTGAAAGAGAAAATCAAGGCAGACGAACTGTTGCTTTATGGAGAGTTTGACTCCTTGGACCGCTTTAAGACCCTCATTCGTGAAGATTTGGAGAAAGTGATTGCCGATCTTACCCGGCCCGAAGCACCTAACGTGGGCGCAACCCCAGGGCCGGAACGGGAAAGCGTTGCAGCAGTGGTTCCTGAAATCTATCGGTGCTGGCTGAACGAAAAGACCCAATGCATGGACATTGATTGCCTGAGCAAGGGAACAGAAGTGATTCGGGTGAATCTGCCCGAGATATTCCAGCCCCTTTTTTCACAGGACCCGGATGAAAAAGCCCCACCAGGGAATAGCAAAAATAAGGGGACAGCGCGTTCTGACCCATCCCAAAACAGTCCCGTGGAGATAGAGGTCCTGGCGGCTCGGGGAGAAACCCTTCTGGTGTCGGGCCAGGCAGGCTCGGGTAAGACCACCCTGGCCCGGCACATGGCAAGGTCCATTGTGAACGATGAGAGCCCTTACTTTCCCAAGGGACTTTTGCCGGTTCTCCTCTATTTCAAGGATTTCAAGGCGTTTGATGGCGCCAGGGGCCTGCCCAATGGGGACAGGGCCCGGCAGTTGCTGGACTGGTACTGCCGCAGCATTTTTTCTTCGTTTCTGACCTTTGAAACCATTGAGGCCTTTTGCCAAAAGGGCCGGGCCGTCTTTATCTTGGATGGCCTGGATGAGGCGGAAAAAGGGCTCCGGGAATTTATCGTTTCCTGTTTTGCCGATTTCAGGTTGGCATATAAAGGGGTCCGGATGGTTTTGCTGGGACGTCCCCATGGCGTGGGAGGGGTGGTGGCCGAACGCTTTGGGCAACGGAGGGCCTGGGTGGAAGACCTGACCCAGGTCCAGGTAGAGGCCTTTATTTCAAACTGGTTCGCCCATATCTACGATGACAGCCGTTATATCGGGCTGGAAACGGCTGACCGGATGAAAGGAGAGATCCGGGCCAGGGAGGGGATCGATGCCCTCAAGACCAACCCCCTGATGCTCACGGCCATGTGTATCCTCTACAATGACCTCAAGGTGCTGCCGGACCAGCGGGCAGACCTCTACGATCGATTTGTGGACCGGCTCTTTTCCAAATTCGGGGAGGAAAAGGTCCGGGTTAACCGTTTCATGATGGATCTGGCCCATTCCATGTTTAAGGAAGAGGACCGCTCCATTGACCATCATGAGGCCCTGGCCCTCATGAAAAACCATTTTTCCCTTGGAAAACTGGATGCCTCCTATGGTGCCCTGTTTGACAGGATCGAACCGGCCACGGGCCTGCTCCACCGGGAGAATGGCCGGTATAAATTTATCCACCTGACCTTCCAGGAATTTTTGACGGCCACCTATCTCCTGGACCATGTTGAGGATTCCTATTTCGACGCCATAGAACCCCATGTGGAAGATGAACGCTTTAATGAGGTCATTCCCCTTTTTATCGGGTTTTTGAGCATGAAAAGTTCCGGGGCGGCCAATAAGATTATTGAAAAGATCTTTAAACAGGCGCCACAGCCTGGGGGGGCCGGAAACCATCTTGTGGCAGCCCAGTCCCTCATGGATATCCACAGGGACAACCGCAAACCTGCAACCTGCAGCCTTGCCATTGACCGGATGCAGACCCTTGTCCGCTCAGGGGAAGCGCCCGGGGTGCGTTTCAGGGCCGGAAAATTCATGGGGCACCTGGGTTATGATGAGGGCTATCAGGCGTTTGTTCCCATTGATGGAGGGGTCTATTCTCTTGAGGGCCTGGGAAAAACCGAGATGCCAGCGTTTGAAATATCAAAATTTCCGGTGACCAATGCCTGGTTTAACCAGTTCATGGCTGGTGGCGGCTACGAAAATCGCAAGTTTTGGAGCAAGCAGGGGAGTATCTGGCTGGAAACTGCCAAGGTCAAAGAACCGAGATTATGGCGGGAAAGAAAATACAATTGCCCCAATGGGCCGGTGGTAGGGGTGAACTGGTATGAGGCCTCTGCCTTTTGTGCCTGGTTAGACGTTAAGGAGCCAGGCTTTTCACACTCTCTTCCAACAGAAGCCCAGTGGCAGGCGGCGGCCGCTGGTAAGGAAAAACGGGAATATCCCTGGGGCAAGGAGATCGAGCCCCAAATCTGTAACTATAATGAAACTGGCCTGGGAGGGCCCTCGCCTGTGGGTGTTTTTCTGGACGGCAAGACGCCGGAAGGGGTGCATGACCTGGGGGGCAACGTTTGGGAATGGACAAGGACCGGGTATCACCAGAAGGAAATTTTTGCGGATTTCCCCTATGATCCGGAAATTGAGAAATTGTTTGAAAATAGTGATATTGAGAAATATTTTAAATTGCTGAAGGATGAAAAAAAAGACTCCCTGTCTTGCGCGGCGGGTCCTTCGTCGATTTCGGTGGTGGTTGTCGGTGCGCCGCCCGCAGCTACGGCAGCCTCGGCCCGGGCACCAGGTTCAGCGATATCGGGTTTCGTTGCGCCAGGATTAAACTTTGAATTTTTACCCTTATACCCTTTGATGCGAAAAAGGAACTGTGATGAGAGGTCCCATAAAGGATGTCCATGGGCTGACAATTCTCTAGGACCTGCTGCTTTGGATCATACCCCTGTTGGGGAAATATCACCGCTCCCAGAAGTTTTTGCTGGCGGACCGGATCGAGTCTGA
- a CDS encoding efflux RND transporter periplasmic adaptor subunit yields the protein MKPRRLIVLTVTVLIVSSFFIGAHCLALNAETVPDASDAADTRGVVIEKVGITNINAEKKYPGTVKASKTAKLAFRVAGPLIRVNIKPGDAVKRGQVLMQIDPQDYEDRIRVLEAQKAGVVAQLDTANLDFARIETLFNKKVIPEVDHDHAKNSVRTLTSSVTAIDAQLLIARHQLAYTSLRAPYDAIITAQLIENNEMVQPGRVVLGLHAIDTLEIEIKVPENEIISRGLRRGSEALASFPARPDKRFQVVLSEWNTDADPVTRTYAMVFTLPAPKDFMVLPGMTAEVIWSTPQNEDSSITIPAKALVTDSSGDSSVWVFDAASSTARKTKVEVGSLNGASRIIIKQGLAIGDQIVVKGVDFIRSDMTLKDISMEGNHE from the coding sequence ATGAAACCCAGACGATTGATTGTGTTAACCGTGACGGTTCTCATTGTTTCGAGCTTTTTCATTGGGGCACACTGCCTTGCCCTGAACGCTGAAACAGTCCCGGATGCGTCAGATGCTGCTGATACCCGCGGCGTTGTCATAGAAAAGGTCGGCATTACTAATATCAACGCGGAAAAAAAATATCCTGGAACAGTCAAGGCTTCCAAAACCGCAAAGCTTGCCTTCAGGGTGGCAGGTCCCCTGATCCGGGTGAACATTAAACCCGGGGATGCCGTTAAACGAGGCCAGGTCCTCATGCAGATTGATCCCCAGGATTATGAGGACAGAATCAGGGTGCTTGAGGCCCAGAAGGCGGGGGTGGTCGCCCAGCTGGATACGGCAAACCTTGATTTTGCAAGGATCGAAACCCTTTTCAACAAAAAGGTGATTCCCGAGGTGGATCACGACCATGCTAAAAACAGTGTACGCACTCTTACCTCGTCCGTGACGGCCATTGATGCCCAGCTTTTGATTGCCCGGCATCAGCTGGCCTATACCTCACTTCGGGCACCCTATGACGCCATTATAACGGCCCAGTTGATTGAAAATAATGAGATGGTACAGCCGGGAAGGGTGGTTCTGGGCCTCCATGCCATTGATACCCTGGAAATTGAAATTAAAGTGCCGGAAAATGAGATCATCAGTCGAGGGCTCAGGAGGGGCTCAGAGGCCCTTGCCTCCTTTCCGGCCAGACCTGATAAGCGCTTTCAGGTGGTTCTATCAGAATGGAATACCGATGCCGATCCCGTTACCCGAACCTATGCCATGGTCTTTACCCTGCCGGCGCCCAAGGATTTCATGGTGCTGCCGGGCATGACGGCCGAGGTGATCTGGTCAACACCCCAGAACGAAGATTCCAGTATCACGATCCCGGCAAAGGCACTTGTCACTGACAGCAGTGGTGATTCCTCCGTGTGGGTTTTTGACGCAGCATCGTCCACGGCCCGGAAAACGAAAGTTGAGGTCGGCAGTTTAAACGGCGCTTCGCGCATCATTATCAAACAGGGTCTTGCCATTGGAGACCAGATTGTTGTCAAAGGTGTTGATTTTATACGTTCAGACATGACACTCAAAGACATTTCCATGGAAGGAAACCACGAATGA
- a CDS encoding TolC family protein, with protein MKFVIFICLSVVCAWTTVFAKADLPDIPQGSLTLDQAFKTALARNPDILEAKARIESARAVVKQARSAYLPTVSLTGNVKAIDATIQPDWMPTYRLNESYNETGVGLGLTWLIFDGFAREANALAANYGVEQRKQMLAETRRLLLKAVATAFYQAQLAVEGMVVARENQQFNQVLERDSRIRWEVGTVPEAEMLNFSVKALQAESDFLTAQRDFKIVKTVLAQLMGLPGALLPPNLYPVRISKGQRHPPDSFDADYQFALEHRPDLKALDQGALALDQRLRAQKGANSPTIALVSGADYLFQDDITVIDQEEHDTYVGIVASWDLYTGGRTSGKIEAVNAQIRALDHQRQGLLLSISSAIHQSRDRADTAFETYERQNKTLELTRRIRDHVETAYRAGTLPLTRLNQAQTDLVRASGAVAFTWIDYQIALVNLMAETGRLDNLE; from the coding sequence ATGAAATTTGTGATATTTATCTGTCTTTCAGTGGTTTGTGCCTGGACCACGGTATTTGCCAAAGCGGATCTGCCGGATATTCCCCAGGGCTCTTTAACCCTGGACCAGGCATTTAAAACAGCCCTAGCCAGGAATCCTGACATCCTTGAGGCAAAGGCGAGGATTGAATCTGCCCGGGCTGTGGTTAAACAGGCCCGGTCTGCCTATCTTCCCACAGTCTCTTTAACGGGTAATGTCAAGGCCATTGATGCGACCATTCAACCGGACTGGATGCCCACATACCGACTGAACGAGTCCTACAACGAAACCGGGGTCGGTCTTGGGCTGACCTGGCTGATTTTTGATGGGTTTGCCCGAGAGGCCAACGCCCTTGCGGCAAATTACGGTGTTGAACAGCGAAAACAGATGCTGGCCGAAACCCGGCGATTGCTGCTTAAGGCCGTTGCAACGGCCTTTTACCAGGCCCAGCTTGCCGTTGAAGGCATGGTGGTTGCAAGGGAGAACCAGCAGTTCAACCAGGTATTGGAACGGGACTCCAGGATTCGATGGGAGGTGGGAACCGTTCCCGAGGCTGAAATGCTCAACTTCTCAGTAAAGGCCCTCCAGGCAGAGAGTGATTTTCTGACGGCACAGCGGGATTTCAAGATCGTTAAAACGGTACTGGCCCAGCTCATGGGCCTGCCAGGGGCTCTACTGCCCCCAAATCTTTATCCCGTTCGGATATCCAAGGGGCAAAGACATCCCCCAGACAGCTTTGACGCTGATTATCAATTTGCCCTGGAGCATCGGCCGGATTTAAAGGCTCTGGATCAGGGGGCCTTGGCCCTGGACCAGCGCCTCAGGGCACAGAAGGGCGCAAATTCACCCACCATTGCCCTTGTTTCCGGGGCGGATTATCTCTTCCAGGATGATATCACCGTCATAGACCAGGAGGAGCATGACACCTATGTGGGCATTGTCGCCTCCTGGGATCTGTATACCGGTGGCCGGACAAGTGGGAAAATTGAGGCGGTAAACGCTCAAATACGCGCCCTTGATCACCAGCGCCAGGGCCTGCTGTTGTCCATATCCTCGGCAATCCACCAGAGCCGGGATCGGGCAGACACGGCCTTTGAAACCTATGAGCGCCAGAACAAAACCCTTGAATTAACCCGGCGGATAAGGGATCATGTGGAGACAGCCTACCGGGCCGGAACCCTTCCCCTGACCCGGCTCAACCAGGCCCAGACAGACCTTGTCCGAGCCTCAGGCGCCGTGGCCTTCACCTGGATTGATTATCAGATTGCCCTTGTCAACCTGATGGCTGAAACCGGCAGGCTCGACAACCTGGAATAA